The Malus domestica chromosome 10, GDT2T_hap1 genome contains a region encoding:
- the LOC114827363 gene encoding putative UDP-glucuronate:xylan alpha-glucuronosyltransferase 3 isoform X1 yields MRGHSPTTTPIEPRHRLSSPPYEDTNKRRPQRNKVLKDIEKALHLHAQERILNCKPTLKLVLIVLVFGTFVTLFLSSAVYNTDHLSSSVSQLTSQRRWMRMSVPADLRYVSSLQINWNEILDFVEKLTHKNDYRRIGLLNFNDNEIDNWKELFPDSEQVVLHLNYAPNNVTWESLYPEWIDEEQESEVPACPSLPKIQIPESSPFDLVAVKLPCNKSGSWSREVARLHLQLEAARLAALSQGYHPVHVLLVTDCFPIPNLFTCKDLVRHEGNAWLYEPKLNTLREKLQLPVGSCELALPLKAKEDFDSKRPNREAYATILHSADVYVCGAIAAAQSIRMAGSTRDLVILVDETITQYHRGGLAAAGWKIHTIQRIRNPKAEAEAYNEWNYSKFRLWQLTDYDKIIFIDADMLILRNIDFLFQMPEISATGNNATLFNSGVMVVEPSNCTFRLLMDHINEIVSYNGGDQGYLNEVYTWWHRIPKHMNFLKHFWEGDEPEIKQMKTHLFQADPPMLYVLHYLGNKPWLCFRDYDCNWNVDFMQEFASDVAHKTWWKVHDAMPGNLQKFCLLRTEQKAGLEWDRRQAEKANYTDGHWKIKIEDKRLKTCNEEFCSWKNMLRHWGEKNWTDNAIVTPTLPALTT; encoded by the exons ATGAGAGGTCACTCCCCTACTACTACTCCCATTGAACCCAGACACCgcctttcttcaccacctta TGAAGACACCAACAAAAGAAGGCCCCAGAGAAACAAAGTTCTTAAAGATATTGAAAAGGCCCTCCACCTTCATGCTCAAGAAAGAATCTTAAACTGCAAGCCTACCTTGAAACTGGTGTTGATCGTTCTCGTATTCGGGACTTTTGTGACGCTCTTCCTCTCTTCTGCTGTTTATAATACAGATCACCTCTCCAGCTCTGTATCTCA GCTAACTTCTCAACGCAGATGGATGAGAATGAGCGTTCCTGCAGATTTACGTTATGTATCATCTTTACAGATAAACTGGAATGaaattttggattttgttgAAAAACTCACTCACAAAAATGATTATCGGAGAATTGGCCTGTTAAACTTTAATGACAACGAGATTGACAATTGGAAGGAGCTCTTTCCAGATTCTGAGCAGGTTGTTCTGCATCTCAACTATGCGCCAAACAACGTAACATGGGAATCCTTGTATCCTGAATGGATAGACGAAGAACAAGAATCCGAAGTTCCTGCTTGTCCCTCTCTACCAAAGATTCAAATTCCTGAAAGCTCACCGTTCGATCTGGTTGCTGTCAAGCTTCCCTGCAACAAGTCAGGCAGCTGGTCAAGAGAAGTGGCTCGTTTGCACTTGCAGCTTGAAGCAGCAAGGCTGGCGGCCTTGTCCCAAGGATATCACCCGGTGCATGTACTTTTGGTGACCGACTGCTTTCCCATCCCAAATTTATTCACTTGCAAAGATCTTGTTAGACATGAAGGGAACGCATGGCTCTATGAACCGAAACTTAATACCTTGAGAGAGAAGTTACAGCTCCCTGTAGGATCATGTGAGCTTGCACTTCCTCTCAAGGCTAAAG AAGATTTTGACTCGAAAAGACCCAACCGAGAAGCATATGCAACGATCCTACACTCTGCAGATGTATATGTTTGTGGAGCCATTGCTGCAGCTCAAAGCATCCGTATGGCTGGTTCAACACGAGATCTTGTGATACTGGTCGATGAAACAATCACTCAGTATCATCGAGGAGGACTGGCGGCTGCAGGGTGGAAGATCCACACAATCCAAAGAATCAGGAACCCTAAGGCTGAAGCAGAAGCTTACAACGAATGGAACTACAGCAAGTTCCGTCTTTGGCAGTTGACTGATTACGACAAGATCATTTTCATTGACGCTgacatgcttatactcaggaatATCGATTTCCTGTTTCAGATGCCAGAAATATCAGCTACAGGAAATAATGCTACTTTGTTCAACTCAGGTGTGATGGTTGTCGAACCCTCAAATTGTACATTCCGGCTGCTCATGGACCATATCAACGAAATTGTATCCTACAACGGTGGTGACCAGGGGTATCTGAATGAGGTATATACATGGTGGCACAGGATTCCGAAACACATGAACTTCTTGAAACATTTCTGGGAAGGTGATGAGCCGGAGATAAAGCAAATGAAAACGCACCTCTTTCAAGCTGACCCTCCAATGCTCTATGTCCTCCATTACCTTGGTAACAAACCGTGGCTTTGCTTCCGCGACTATGACTGCAATTGGAACGTGGATTTCATGCAGGAGTTTGCGAGTGATGTTGCGCATAAAACGTGGTGGAAAGTGCACGATGCTATGCCAGGAAACTTGCAAAAGTTCTGTTTGCTTCGGACAGAGCAAAAGGCGGGACTAGAGTGGGATCGGAGGCAAGCGGAGAAAGCAAATTACACGGATGGTCACTGGAAAATTAAGATCGAAGACAAGCGTTTGAAGACGTGCAACGAGGAGTTCTGCTCCTGGAAGAACATGTTACGGCACTGGGGTGAAAAAAATTGGACAGATAACGCAATTGTTACTCCCACACTACCGGCACTCACTACTTGA
- the LOC114827363 gene encoding putative UDP-glucuronate:xylan alpha-glucuronosyltransferase 3 isoform X2 has protein sequence MRGHSPTTTPIEPRHRLSSPPYEDTNKRRPQRNKVLKDIEKALHLHAQERILNCKPTLKLVLIVLVFGTFVTLFLSSAVYNTDHLSSSVSQLTSQRRWMRMSVPADLRYVSSLQINWNEILDFVEKLTHKNDYRRIGLLNFNDNEIDNWKELFPDSEQVVLHLNYAPNNVTWESLYPEWIDEEQESEVPACPSLPKIQIPESSPFDLVAVKLPCNKSGSWSREVARLHLQLEAARLAALSQGYHPVHVLLVTDCFPIPNLFTCKDLVRHEGNAWLYEPKLNTLREKLQLPVGSCELALPLKAKDFDSKRPNREAYATILHSADVYVCGAIAAAQSIRMAGSTRDLVILVDETITQYHRGGLAAAGWKIHTIQRIRNPKAEAEAYNEWNYSKFRLWQLTDYDKIIFIDADMLILRNIDFLFQMPEISATGNNATLFNSGVMVVEPSNCTFRLLMDHINEIVSYNGGDQGYLNEVYTWWHRIPKHMNFLKHFWEGDEPEIKQMKTHLFQADPPMLYVLHYLGNKPWLCFRDYDCNWNVDFMQEFASDVAHKTWWKVHDAMPGNLQKFCLLRTEQKAGLEWDRRQAEKANYTDGHWKIKIEDKRLKTCNEEFCSWKNMLRHWGEKNWTDNAIVTPTLPALTT, from the exons ATGAGAGGTCACTCCCCTACTACTACTCCCATTGAACCCAGACACCgcctttcttcaccacctta TGAAGACACCAACAAAAGAAGGCCCCAGAGAAACAAAGTTCTTAAAGATATTGAAAAGGCCCTCCACCTTCATGCTCAAGAAAGAATCTTAAACTGCAAGCCTACCTTGAAACTGGTGTTGATCGTTCTCGTATTCGGGACTTTTGTGACGCTCTTCCTCTCTTCTGCTGTTTATAATACAGATCACCTCTCCAGCTCTGTATCTCA GCTAACTTCTCAACGCAGATGGATGAGAATGAGCGTTCCTGCAGATTTACGTTATGTATCATCTTTACAGATAAACTGGAATGaaattttggattttgttgAAAAACTCACTCACAAAAATGATTATCGGAGAATTGGCCTGTTAAACTTTAATGACAACGAGATTGACAATTGGAAGGAGCTCTTTCCAGATTCTGAGCAGGTTGTTCTGCATCTCAACTATGCGCCAAACAACGTAACATGGGAATCCTTGTATCCTGAATGGATAGACGAAGAACAAGAATCCGAAGTTCCTGCTTGTCCCTCTCTACCAAAGATTCAAATTCCTGAAAGCTCACCGTTCGATCTGGTTGCTGTCAAGCTTCCCTGCAACAAGTCAGGCAGCTGGTCAAGAGAAGTGGCTCGTTTGCACTTGCAGCTTGAAGCAGCAAGGCTGGCGGCCTTGTCCCAAGGATATCACCCGGTGCATGTACTTTTGGTGACCGACTGCTTTCCCATCCCAAATTTATTCACTTGCAAAGATCTTGTTAGACATGAAGGGAACGCATGGCTCTATGAACCGAAACTTAATACCTTGAGAGAGAAGTTACAGCTCCCTGTAGGATCATGTGAGCTTGCACTTCCTCTCAAGGCTAAAG ATTTTGACTCGAAAAGACCCAACCGAGAAGCATATGCAACGATCCTACACTCTGCAGATGTATATGTTTGTGGAGCCATTGCTGCAGCTCAAAGCATCCGTATGGCTGGTTCAACACGAGATCTTGTGATACTGGTCGATGAAACAATCACTCAGTATCATCGAGGAGGACTGGCGGCTGCAGGGTGGAAGATCCACACAATCCAAAGAATCAGGAACCCTAAGGCTGAAGCAGAAGCTTACAACGAATGGAACTACAGCAAGTTCCGTCTTTGGCAGTTGACTGATTACGACAAGATCATTTTCATTGACGCTgacatgcttatactcaggaatATCGATTTCCTGTTTCAGATGCCAGAAATATCAGCTACAGGAAATAATGCTACTTTGTTCAACTCAGGTGTGATGGTTGTCGAACCCTCAAATTGTACATTCCGGCTGCTCATGGACCATATCAACGAAATTGTATCCTACAACGGTGGTGACCAGGGGTATCTGAATGAGGTATATACATGGTGGCACAGGATTCCGAAACACATGAACTTCTTGAAACATTTCTGGGAAGGTGATGAGCCGGAGATAAAGCAAATGAAAACGCACCTCTTTCAAGCTGACCCTCCAATGCTCTATGTCCTCCATTACCTTGGTAACAAACCGTGGCTTTGCTTCCGCGACTATGACTGCAATTGGAACGTGGATTTCATGCAGGAGTTTGCGAGTGATGTTGCGCATAAAACGTGGTGGAAAGTGCACGATGCTATGCCAGGAAACTTGCAAAAGTTCTGTTTGCTTCGGACAGAGCAAAAGGCGGGACTAGAGTGGGATCGGAGGCAAGCGGAGAAAGCAAATTACACGGATGGTCACTGGAAAATTAAGATCGAAGACAAGCGTTTGAAGACGTGCAACGAGGAGTTCTGCTCCTGGAAGAACATGTTACGGCACTGGGGTGAAAAAAATTGGACAGATAACGCAATTGTTACTCCCACACTACCGGCACTCACTACTTGA
- the LOC114827363 gene encoding putative UDP-glucuronate:xylan alpha-glucuronosyltransferase 3 isoform X3 has translation MRMSVPADLRYVSSLQINWNEILDFVEKLTHKNDYRRIGLLNFNDNEIDNWKELFPDSEQVVLHLNYAPNNVTWESLYPEWIDEEQESEVPACPSLPKIQIPESSPFDLVAVKLPCNKSGSWSREVARLHLQLEAARLAALSQGYHPVHVLLVTDCFPIPNLFTCKDLVRHEGNAWLYEPKLNTLREKLQLPVGSCELALPLKAKEDFDSKRPNREAYATILHSADVYVCGAIAAAQSIRMAGSTRDLVILVDETITQYHRGGLAAAGWKIHTIQRIRNPKAEAEAYNEWNYSKFRLWQLTDYDKIIFIDADMLILRNIDFLFQMPEISATGNNATLFNSGVMVVEPSNCTFRLLMDHINEIVSYNGGDQGYLNEVYTWWHRIPKHMNFLKHFWEGDEPEIKQMKTHLFQADPPMLYVLHYLGNKPWLCFRDYDCNWNVDFMQEFASDVAHKTWWKVHDAMPGNLQKFCLLRTEQKAGLEWDRRQAEKANYTDGHWKIKIEDKRLKTCNEEFCSWKNMLRHWGEKNWTDNAIVTPTLPALTT, from the exons ATGAGAATGAGCGTTCCTGCAGATTTACGTTATGTATCATCTTTACAGATAAACTGGAATGaaattttggattttgttgAAAAACTCACTCACAAAAATGATTATCGGAGAATTGGCCTGTTAAACTTTAATGACAACGAGATTGACAATTGGAAGGAGCTCTTTCCAGATTCTGAGCAGGTTGTTCTGCATCTCAACTATGCGCCAAACAACGTAACATGGGAATCCTTGTATCCTGAATGGATAGACGAAGAACAAGAATCCGAAGTTCCTGCTTGTCCCTCTCTACCAAAGATTCAAATTCCTGAAAGCTCACCGTTCGATCTGGTTGCTGTCAAGCTTCCCTGCAACAAGTCAGGCAGCTGGTCAAGAGAAGTGGCTCGTTTGCACTTGCAGCTTGAAGCAGCAAGGCTGGCGGCCTTGTCCCAAGGATATCACCCGGTGCATGTACTTTTGGTGACCGACTGCTTTCCCATCCCAAATTTATTCACTTGCAAAGATCTTGTTAGACATGAAGGGAACGCATGGCTCTATGAACCGAAACTTAATACCTTGAGAGAGAAGTTACAGCTCCCTGTAGGATCATGTGAGCTTGCACTTCCTCTCAAGGCTAAAG AAGATTTTGACTCGAAAAGACCCAACCGAGAAGCATATGCAACGATCCTACACTCTGCAGATGTATATGTTTGTGGAGCCATTGCTGCAGCTCAAAGCATCCGTATGGCTGGTTCAACACGAGATCTTGTGATACTGGTCGATGAAACAATCACTCAGTATCATCGAGGAGGACTGGCGGCTGCAGGGTGGAAGATCCACACAATCCAAAGAATCAGGAACCCTAAGGCTGAAGCAGAAGCTTACAACGAATGGAACTACAGCAAGTTCCGTCTTTGGCAGTTGACTGATTACGACAAGATCATTTTCATTGACGCTgacatgcttatactcaggaatATCGATTTCCTGTTTCAGATGCCAGAAATATCAGCTACAGGAAATAATGCTACTTTGTTCAACTCAGGTGTGATGGTTGTCGAACCCTCAAATTGTACATTCCGGCTGCTCATGGACCATATCAACGAAATTGTATCCTACAACGGTGGTGACCAGGGGTATCTGAATGAGGTATATACATGGTGGCACAGGATTCCGAAACACATGAACTTCTTGAAACATTTCTGGGAAGGTGATGAGCCGGAGATAAAGCAAATGAAAACGCACCTCTTTCAAGCTGACCCTCCAATGCTCTATGTCCTCCATTACCTTGGTAACAAACCGTGGCTTTGCTTCCGCGACTATGACTGCAATTGGAACGTGGATTTCATGCAGGAGTTTGCGAGTGATGTTGCGCATAAAACGTGGTGGAAAGTGCACGATGCTATGCCAGGAAACTTGCAAAAGTTCTGTTTGCTTCGGACAGAGCAAAAGGCGGGACTAGAGTGGGATCGGAGGCAAGCGGAGAAAGCAAATTACACGGATGGTCACTGGAAAATTAAGATCGAAGACAAGCGTTTGAAGACGTGCAACGAGGAGTTCTGCTCCTGGAAGAACATGTTACGGCACTGGGGTGAAAAAAATTGGACAGATAACGCAATTGTTACTCCCACACTACCGGCACTCACTACTTGA
- the LOC114827365 gene encoding putative UDP-glucuronate:xylan alpha-glucuronosyltransferase 3, with amino-acid sequence MRGSSPTPIEPRHRLSTSASDDSNKRRPQRNKDFKDIEKFLHVPVQDRTLNCKPTLKLVLAVILLGTFLTLIFSPGVYHSDDKSRSISHPTSEDRSTRKSVAQDLHYISSVEINWDEISDAIENLADRKDYQGIGLLNFNDAEIDHWKELLPDCEHVVLRLNHASNNITWETLFPEWIDEEEDFEVPTCPSLPKLQIPGKPRLDLIAVKLPCNKSGSWSRDVARLHLQLEAARLAAASKAYHPVHVLLVTDCFPIPNLFTCKELVRREGNVWLYEPKLNTLRDKLQLPVGSCELSVPLTAKESFYSERAHREAYATILHSAHVYVCGAIAAAQSIRMSGSTRDLVILVDETISEYHRGGLAAAGWKIHTIQRIRNPKAEPEAYNEWNYSKFRLWQLTDYDKIIFIDADMLILRNIDFLFEMPEISATGNNATLFNSGVMVIEPSNCTFQLLMDHVDEIVSYNGGDQGYLNEVFTWWHRIPKHMNFLKHFWEGDEPEKKERKTHLFASEPPILYVLHYLGNKPWLCFRDYDCNWNVDFLQEFASNVAHRRWWKVHDAMPENLQNFCLLRSKQKAALEWDRRQAEKANYTDGHWKIKIKDKRLKTCFEDFCFWESMLWHWGEKNWTDNATASLSPPALTTASVASS; translated from the exons ATGAGAGGTTCCTCCCCAACTCCCATTGAGCCCCGACACCGCCTTTCTACTTCTGCCAG TGACGACTCTAACAAAAGAAGGCCCCAGAGGAACAAAGATTTTAAAGATATTGAGAAGTTCCTCCACGTTCCCGTGCAAGATAGAACTTTGAACTGCAAGCCCACCTTGAAGCTTGTGTTGGCTGTTATTTTATTGGGGACTTTTCTCACGCTTATCTTCTCTCCTGGTGTTTATCATTCAGATGATAAATCCCGTTCCATATCTCA CCCAACTTCTGAAGACAGGTCGACAAGAAAGAGTGTTGCTCAAGATTTACATTACATATCATCTGTAGAAATTAACTGGGATGAAATTTCTGATGCTATTGAAAATCTGGCAGACAGAAAGGATTATCAGGGAATTGGCTTGTTAAACTTTAATGATGCTGAGATTGACCATTGGAAGGAGCTGTTGCCAGATTGTGAGCATGTTGTTCTACGCCTCAATCATGCGTCGAACAACATAACATGGGAAACCCTATTCCCTGAATGGATAGATGAAGAGGAAGACTTTGAAGTTCCTACTTGTCCCTCCCTACCAAAGCTTCAGATTCCTGGAAAACCAAGGCTTGATCTGATTGCTGTGAAGCTTCCCTGCAACAAGTCAGGCAGCTGGTCAAGAGATGTGGCTCGGTTGCACTTGCAGCTTGAAGCAGCAAGGCTGGCTGCAGCTTCCAAAGCGTATCACCCAGTGCATGTGCTTTTGGTGACAGACTGTTTCCCAATCCCAAATTTGTTCACTTGCAAAGAGCTTGTCAGACGGGAAGGGAATGTATGGCTTTATGAACCAAAACTGAATACGTTGAGAGATAAGCTACAGCTCCCTGTAGGTTCATGTGAACTTTCAGTTCCTCTCACGGCTAAAG AAAGCTTTTACTCGGAAAGAGCCCACAGAGAAGCATATGCAACAATCCTACATTCTGCCCATGTGTATGTTTGTGGAGCCATTGCTGCAGCTCAGAGCATCCGTATGTCTGGTTCAACACGAGATCTTGTAATACTTGTTGATGAAACAATCAGTGAGTATCATCGTGGAGGGTTGGCAGCTGCTGGGTGGAAGATCCACACAATCCAAAGAATCAGGAACCCTAAAGCTGAACCAGAAGCATACAATGAATGGAACTACAGCAAATTCCGTCTTTGGCAGTTAACTGATTATGACAAGATCATTTTCATTGATGCTGACATGCTTATACTTAGGAACATTGACTTCCTGTTTGAGATGCCAGAAATATCAGCGACAGGAAATAATGCTACTCTGTTCAACTCAGGTGTCATGGTTATCGAACCATCAAATTGTACATTCCAGCTGCTCATGGATCATGTTGATGAAATTGTGTCCTACAATGGTGGGGACCAGGGTTATCTGAATGAGGTATTTACATGGTGGCACAGGATACCAAAACATATGAACTTCTTGAAACACTTCTGGGAAGGTGATGAGCCGGAGAAAAAGGAGAGGAAAACACATCTCTTTGCATCTGAACCCCCAATCCTCTACGTCCTCCATTACCTGGGAAATAAACCATGGCTTTGCTTCCGTGACTATGACTGCAACTGGAATGTGGACTTTCTGCAGGAGTTTGCCAGTAATGTTGCACATAGAAGGTGGTGGAAAGTGCATGATGCTATGCCGGAAAACTTACAAAATTTCTGTTTGCTTCGGTCCAAGCAGAAGGCAGCACTAGAGTGGGATCGGAGACAAGCTGAGAAAGCAAATTACACTGATGGTCACTGGAAAATTAAGATAAAAGACAAGCGTTTGAAGACATGCTTTGAGGATTTTTGCTTCTGGGAGAGCATGTTATGGCATTGGGGTGAAAAGAATTGGACCGATAATGCTACTGCTTCTCTATCACCACCTGCACTTACCACTGCATCCGTCGCTTCTTCGTGA